TGACGGCATCCCCTTCGACATCGACTGCTACACACTCTCCCTCGATGGCTTCGACGTCATCTTGGGCGTTCAGTGGTTGCGCACCCTCGGCCCGATCACGTGGGATCTCAACAAGCTCACCATGGCTATctggcgtgatggccgcagcaTCGTTTGGCGTGGCGTGGGAAGCCCGGGACCCTGCGTTGACGCCCTGGCGAACCCGCGCGACGTCCTCGACAGCTTGCTCGCCCAGTACGCCGACGTCTTCGCCGCGCCACGGGGCCTTCCACCGCAGCGCCGCCAAGATCACCGGATACATCTCCTGCCGGACACAACACCGATCGCCGTCAGGCCGCATCGTTACCCCCAGCTCCTCAAGGATGAGCTAGAACGCCAGTGCGAGGACATGCTCGCCCAGGGGATCATCCGGGAGTCCACATCGCCGTTCTCCTCCCCGGTGCTCCTGTCAAGAAGCCGGACGCGACATGGCGTTTCTGTGTCGATTACCGGGCTCTCAACGAGCGCACGGTGAAAGACAAGTTCCCCATCCCGGTCAGCGACGAActcttcgacgagctcaagggGGCCAAGTTTTTCAGCAAGATCGACTTGCGCAGTGGCTACCACCAAGTGCGCATGCACCCCGCCGACGTCGAGAAGACGGTCTTCCGCACCCACCATGGCCACTTTGAGTTCTTGGTCATGGCATTCGACCTGACGAATGCGCCGTCCACCTTCCAAGCGCTGATGAATGACGTCCTCAAGCCTGTTCTCCGCCGTTTTGTACTTGTGTTTTTTGATGACATATTGATTTATAGTGCATCATGGGCAGAACATTTGCAGCATGTCAAGGCAGTGCTCCAACAGCTCCAAGCACACCAGCTGTTCGCGAAGCAGTCCAAGTGCTCCTTCGGTGCCGAGTCGGTGGCCTACCTGGGCCACATTGTCACGGTTAGGGTGTGGCCATGGACCCCAGCAAGGTCGAGGCGGTCGAGGCATGGCCGCGCCCACGGACCGTGAGGGCGCTGCGGGCTTCCTCGGGCTGACCGGCTACTACCGCAAGTTCATTGCGAACtacggcgcggtggcggaaCCGCTCACGGCTCTCCTCAAGCGTGAGGCGTTCCGCTGGTCCGACGACGCCGAGCATGCCTTCCTCGACCTCAAGAAGGCGCTCAcgtcggcgccgctcctccaacTACCCGACTTCTCCAAGCGGTTCGTCGTCGACTGTGATGCATCCGGAGCGGGATTTGGTGCGGTGCTGCACCAAGGTGATGGGGCGCTTGCGTTCTTCAGTCGCGCTGTGGCGCCGCAGCATGCAAGCTGCCGGCGTACGAGCGCGAGCTCATCGGTTTGGTCAAGGCTGTCAGGAACTGGAGGCCGTACCTTTGGGGCCGCCCGTTCACCGTCCGCACTGACCATTGGAGCCTCAAGTACATCCTCGACCAGCGCCTCACCACCATCCCTCAGCACACCTGGGTGTCCAAGCTGTTCGGCTACGACATCACTGTAGAGTTCAGGCCGGGCCGTCAAAATGGGGCGGCAGACGCGCTGTCCCGCCGCGATGAGGAGGGCCTGGCCGTCCGTGCCGTGTCCTTGTCAGCGTTCTCAGCGTACGAGGAGTTGCAGGCTGAAGTGGGCGGCAACGCGGCCACCCAGGAGCTTCTTGCGAAGGTTGCGGATGGTTCGGCGCCTGACGGCTGGTCCGTGGCCGATGGCCTCTTGCTATTCTGGGGCAAGATCTTCGTTCCTGACGGACTCATCTTTGTGGCCGCGTCTCCTGGCTGAGGCACACGAGATGGGTCACGAGGGCGTCCAGAAGACGACGCTTCGGCTGCGGGGCTCCTTCTACAACGCACACCTCGCTCGGCGTGTGCGCGAGTTCTTGCGGGGCTGCGCGGTGTGCCAGCGGAACAAGTCCGAGCACTTGCACCCGGCTGGCCTTCTCCAGCCCTTGCTGGTGCCACGGGAAGTCTGGAGCGACATCTCCATGGATTTCATCGAGGGCTTTCCGAAGGTGGGTGGCAAGTCCGTGGTCCTCACGGTGGTGGACCGCTTCTCCAAGTTCGCTCACTTCGTCGCGCTCGGCCACCCCTACACCGCCGCATCCGTCGCTCGGGCATTCTTCGCTGACATCGTGCGCCTTCACGGCTTTCTGACGTCCATCGTCAGCGACCACGACCCCATCTTCACCAGCAACTTTTGGGCCGAGTTGTTCTGCCTCGCCGGCGTCAAGCTGCTGATGAGCTCGGCGTTCCACCCACAAATGGATGGGCAATCCGAGGTGGCTAACCGCACGATTGCAATGTACTTGCGGTGTTTGGCAGGTGATCGTCCGCGTTCGTGGCTGCGGTGGCTTCCTTGGGCCGAGTTCTGCTTCAACTCGTCGTACCAGACGGCCTTGCGTGCCACGCCGTTCCAAGTCGTCTACAGCCGTCCTCCGCCGGCCCTCGTCCACTACTCGTCGGGATCGGCCCGGGTGGCGGCCGTCGACCGCCAGCTCCGGGACCGCGACGAGTTCCTCTAGGAGATACAGGAACGTCTTCTCCTCGCCCAGGACGTCATGAAGGCGCAGCATGACAGGCACCGACGCGACGTCGAGTTCGCTGTGGGTGAGTGGGCGTGGCTGCGCCTCCACCACAGGGCGGCGTCTGGCATTACGGCAGGTCGCTCAACGAAGCTCGCTCCGCTTTACTACGGGCCGTTCCAGGTGGTGGAGCGCGTGGGGAGTGTGGCCTATCGGTTGCAGCTACCAGACAACGCCAAGATACATGATGTCTTCCACGTCGGCCTTCTCAAGAAGTTcgagggcgcgccgccgtcggccgttCCGCCGTTGCCACCATTGGTGCATGGCCGCGTTCTGCCCTCGCCCGAGAAGGTTGTCTGCGCCAGGCTGAACCGTGGCGTGTGGCAGCTGTTGGTGCGCTGGGTGGGGCGTTTCGCTGCGGACGCAACTTGGGAGGCACTGGAGGAGTTCGTCAAGCTCTACCCTCAGtggcagctcgaggacgagctgttccTCGGGGAGGGAGGTAGTGTTGTGGACGCGTTTGTTGGCAGGCACTACCGACGGCGCAGGGGTCGGCAACAGCCGCAACAACAAGATGGCTAGAGCCGGCTTCGGGTGCTTCTTTCACGGGAGACGGTTAGGATTTGTTTCAGATTGTTAGGCAAGGTTGTTAGCAGCTAACTTGATCGGGACCTGGTCTATAAAGGTCACCGCCTAGCTTGTAATCGGATTCATCGAAGGATAAAGCTCTCCCGTTCAGGGTGCGAGCTGGCTTCGGTCGCCACCGAGGAACctgacctcgccggcgacgagctgaCCTCGCACCGTCCCCGATATCCCCTCCGTTCCCTTCCACAATCTTCCCTGCTCCTAAAATCGCCCTTGCGCTCTCCTCGCCGTCTCCGACGCCATATCATTTTGGTTCTCATTTTTCAAATGCATGTGTTTAGTGAATCCATGTATATTATGAGATACTGTGAAGATTGAgttctttttctttgtgacaAATCAGGCATGATGATTGTGGGAGCTTTTAAATCCTTCATCTTGGGTGGTAAATTATTGTTTAGTGATGATCTATTTTAGCCAATTATGGGCGGTAGCGAGCTACTCATGTTATAGTCATTGCTATAGTACTATACTACTATTTGAAAAAGCTTTTGCCCATGTATAATGACTGAACTGCATTATGTTTCCTGAATTGGAGCTTGTACTGTCATTTATTGTGGCTTTATTGTGCTATGAACCAATGAACTCGTTGAAAGAAAATATAAGCTACAACTTCTGTGGGGATTAAGTGGGAACTATAATCCCATTCCCATTTGGTATTTGATATCAACGAGTATTCTGCTTTATTTTGGGATTGTTGGGGTGTCAGTCCTTATGCACAAGTCTaggaagggagagggaaaaTTTCAGTGGTTGGCTTACATTTAACTTGAAATGGAGAATATATAGCTTGTTCTGGCTGGGGCAACAGTGTTAAATTTAAGAGAAATTGGTGCTCTTGCCCCTACTTTGCAATGCAATTGTGATcttgcaccccccccccccccccccccccccccgccctccCTGTTTTTTTCAGCTTTGGTTTTTGACATTCCTAGGGGCGAAATCACAAAGTTGGAAAAAACAATAAGAAAATGCTAGACGATAGGCAGGCACTAGCCTATTGACTAAACGTATGTTAAATGTAGACGTTAGGCCTCCGTTTAGCGTTTAATATCGATTAAACGAAGTTTTTTGAACCTTGGGAAAAAAATGAGGGCAAAATCAAAGTTGCAATGCAAAGTAGGTGCAAAAACACAAATGCCCCTAAATTTAACTTATATGTTGGGTGACAACTTCCTGTAACTAGTCGCATGAATATATCTAAATACACTTGCTCCATTCCACTTGTCCATGGCTACGGGAGAAAACATCTAACAATGTTTGTTCATTGAGGATAGCAAGAGTTTAGCTATTGCAATGTTTCTGCTTATTACCCTATTTAAATGCATTGAAAGAAGAGAAGTGGTATTTAATAGGGGTATGAATGTTCATTTCACATTGACTTTCACTTGGGACTAATGCTTCCTTGGTCAGTGCGCATGGTGTTCTATGGACACACATTGCttaatggagggagtagtatttTGATGATCCATCAAGGGAATCtgtttcatttatttatttttgaaaagaaagctTTTTTTAGCACATAAACTACATACTTagagtgattttttttttctgaataaaGTGTTGACTGTGTGGTCTCATACATCTTGTTTATATACCAACACTTAGGGGTGCCAGTGAGTGACCCTTAGGGGCatctccaaccctctttagttcaaaatattgtaCTAGTTTTCCAAAATGTAATATCACTTTGGAAAACTAGtacaatattttgaactaaagagggttggaggtgcacctaagggttaTTCACTTGCACCCCTAccaacacttatatttattctCTTGCTAAGTTTACTATTCATCTAACAGGAGTGGACCAATACAAATGACAGTCAATCCGATAAGGTTATTGGCAATATCTCAATCCATCCAGGTAAATTAGGGTTTATGTTTTTTGTCACTTTCATAACCTATGACTGCATTTCTCTAATTCTTATTTAACATGCAGCTCCTCCTATCCAGCAAGCTACAGTATTGGAAAATTCTTCGTTCCTCAATGTAAGAGACAATACTTAAGAGGTTTTGATTTCTGATACTATGCTACCGTCCATTTTTTAAGTATAGTTGGATTATCATAAAAGCTTACCAGTAGACAATGGAGATACAAGGTTTTCATAGATTACTGTTCTGAATGATAAAATCATGTCATTTCATCTTTCTAAGCCAGCTTTTGCAGATTATTGGCACTTATCTGAAGGACAGTTTTGAGCATGGTTTACCTGGTGATGAGAATGGAAAATCCTGTCAGCTTCAGTTTGGAAGCTATTGTCTTTGGTCTGTAGAACATGAGGAAGTCATGAAAGATTTTATAGTGAAGCGACTTAAAGATCAGCTGTTTGTTGCGAGAGCGTACTATCCAAGCATTGTGAAACTTGATGGTATGGAAAAGCTTTCACATGAAGTGAAACAAAATATCCAAGAACATGGGCATATGCTTAGTGAAGCCATATCTGATGCTGATCTTCCTGAACTGTAAGTCTGGTATTACAATATTACTTTCTTCAGTTTCACTTTTCATTATAACTACCTTCGTGATCTAAAATACAACTAACTTCACAGATCAGATGTTTGTCCACATAGAAGTGTTCGAATTCATGCCTTGTGCACTGACTGCAAAAATGTTATATTAGTTATGTGTAGCAAGTCATATTTCAGTCTTCCTAGTTGTTGCTTAGTTAAACTTCATGGACATGTGGTGCCCCAGTAGTGTGATATGCACATATGCAGATAGTAGAAGCCATATCTTATTCCAGCCTTCATATCTAAGCAGATTAATATTAAAGCCGATATTTAATCGAATTTTGTTTATCAAACTTtctggaacggagggagtatacatTTAGCAGCTTGGTCCATTTGCGTTAACTAGAAAAAAGAGGGTCATATTGATATTGGAATAGTCTATTTGCCCACCTGAGATTGTGTTTTTGAGTTGACATTACTTTATGATGTTTTCTGTGCTTTGCTCTTTGTGGACCTCAGTCTGGTTGAATAAGCTAGAAGTGCAATCTTGGGAATGATAGGTTGTCACTTAAAATTGGCATTAAATTGTGGGTTGGAAAGTAATGAATGGGCTAATCAGCTGATGGCTTAAAGTAAAAGTACGCATTCCCAAGGGTCTCCCCCTCCTGCTGGATCAAAAAAGGTTGTATTAAAGTTTCTATCGGTTGGCATCCATTCTCTTTCTATTTCAACAAAAATGCAACTGTACTCATCGGAGAAAAAAAGCAGTGGTCAGTAGTGTTTGCATGAGGATCAAAGAGCGAGCAGCCGCCAGGTTTAATGATTTTGTGGGATCCCTGGTCTTGCTTGTTATGATCTTATCCAACCTGACTTTGCATTTGCTGAATAGGTCATTAGAATGAATCTTGTTTGCTATCTTTGTAGTCATAGAGTCAATATGGCCAAGATGGATCAGACAATCACTGCAGCAAAATCATGTGACGTAGAATGCACTAGTGTTGAGAAAAAGCTGACACAATTGCTTGATatgactgaagatgaagctctTTTTCATGCAAGACAGAGCGCTTATCTTTACAGGCTTGGAGTTCAGTCATTACCCAAGAGCCTCCACTGCCTTTCAATGAGATTGACTGTTGACTACTTCAATGCATCATCTGACATGGAGCATTCGGATCCTGACAAGTTTGGAAATCCAGCATTCCAGCACTATGTCATTTTCTCCACCAACCTTCTTGCATCATCCATGACTATCAACTCAAGTGTGATAAATTCTGAGGTATGACATTCTATATGGCGCTGGAGTTATTATTTTGAACTTCTGCTTCAGTTCTCTTACCAGTTCTTTTGATAGTGTCTCAGGAATCAGCAAATATTGTTTTCCATGTGATGACCGATGGTCAAAACTTTTATGCATTTAAGAACTAGTTCATCAGAAATTCTTACAAGGGAGCTACCATAAGAGTCCTTAATTTTGAAGATTTCCAAGTGAAGAATTTGGGTAATGGGATAGTTGATCAATTATCACCATCTGAAGAGTTCCGAATCACCTCCAATAGCAATGCTCTAATGTTAAACACACTTACGAGGACTGAGTATATTTCAATGTTTGGGCACTCCCTTTTCTTGCTTCCTGAATTATTTACCAATCTTAAAAGGGTCATTGTCTTGGAAGATGATACTATAGTCCAGAGAGAGTTGTCGCTCCTGTGGAACCTGGACTTAAAGGGAAAAGTGATTGGTGCTGTCCAGTTTTGTCGAGTTAGATTTGGTCAACTCAGAGCATACTTCCCTGACTTACCCTATAATTCTAGTTCATGCATATGGATGTCTGGAGTGAGCATTATTGATCTCGATGAATGGAGGGAACATGATGTCACTGGAATTCACCACCAAATTCTAGAGAAGGTTAGTTTGATAATGACATTTAATATCCTATCTTTTCCTGTATGTTTCAAATATATGTTTTTTCAAGTAATGCTGTGACTATATTGGTAACCTGTTTCCTTGGTTAAACGTTAGAAGTATAAATTGCCCACCTCCCTGCCTCCCTCCCTTAGCGCACATTTCTTAGCTTGTTAAACTAGGATTTGTAAACTCTGACCTGATAGAGCTCTGCTTGTCTTGCCTTTACTAGCTGCGACCTGACACAGAAGCTTCCTGGAGATCTGCAGCACTCCCTGCAGGCCTGCTTGCTTTTCAAAATCTGATCCATCCTATTGAAGGCCAGTGGGTTCAATTCGGGCTTGGCCATGACTATGGACTCGCTCATGGTGCTATAAAGAAAGCTGCCATATTGCACTACAATGGTAACATGAAACCCTGGTTAGAGCTTGGGATACACCGGTACAGAAAATACTGGAAGAGGTACCTGCCAAGGGATGATGTATTTATGATGGATTGCAATGTAAACCCATGATATGGCACATGTTGAGTTTTGGGATTCACAAACTCTTGTTTGCAAGGGACAATTCATGCAAAAGTGGCAAGAGCATGCATTTATATGCAAGGAAAGTTTCCATTTTATACCTGAGGGGAACTCCACTGCAGAAATCCTGATTGCTCAAGATGTTGCTGAGATGCGATGGAAAGTTGCTGCGACTTTTTGCGGATAGGTTGCCTACCATTTTCTGATTTATGTACAGTTAGATTGGACAAGGTTGCTGAATTGTAGCGCAACATCACCATTTGGTTGAGGATGTGTTGTAGTTAGGTGAGTTTTGGGTGGTAGAATGTAGATTCAGTAGATTAGGTTCTTGGATTGTTAATCACAATTTTCCAGAATATAAATTGTGCCTGCCTTATTGTAATATACTGTCTCGTTAGTTTTTGATTTAATGGCAATTGGTGCACGTGCATTGATACAATTGACATGTGAACTCTGCTGTCGTTTTTCCTAGGTTTATCTGGTTGTCTTATTTACATGTGGAACCTTTTATAACCATGATTAGTGTATTTTTCACCTCTGCCGGTTTGTACCAAATTGTGCAAGTCTTCAAGGAAGGCACCAGCTCCTCATTTCTGCGACCTGCAAATTTCAGGTGCAATCATCTGGTCCATTCTCCTAGTTCTGTATCCTTATGATTGAGAGAACCAAATTAGAGCCAAACAAACATACTCCATATAAAAGCAACCGCTAACTAGAATTGGTCACTGACAAGTCGGCCCCGGAGACACAGGCTGTGCCTATATGGGCCCACTTGTAAGAGACCACTCTAGCGTATCACACACTGTCCTGGTATTTTGGTACTAAACAAAGCAGCGATTGGCCTGATCCGGTTAACGCTGCGCGTGGGGCGAGGGGCACCACGTCCACGTGGAGACCGCGTACAGCGGCGTGCCCTTCCACCCCAGCCGCACCGTGCCGTCGTGGTCGTCCGCCACCGTGGAGCCCAGCCCCGCCGGGCACGCCCCGGCCACCAGCTGCGCCCGCCCGGCTCCTCCGGCGCGCAGGAACCCGTGCCGGGCGAGCTCCGCCTGCCAGCAGCCCAGCTTGTCCCGCCCGCTCCGCGACGGCCCGCCCACTGCCAGCACGTTCCCGATCTCCCTGCCGAGCACGCCGTGCTCCACCAGGTGCCTGCTCGCGTCCTCGTCGGCCGGCCGCGACGCGCCCAGCGAGTCGAACAGCGCCGAGTAGTGGTGCAGCGCGGAGACGAACCGGCCCAGGAAGTGGCCGTGCTcgtggcccgcgccgccgccgccgccgtccccgggcGCCCCGCCCCGCTCCTGCTCCACCAGCGTCAGCATCTTGGGCTCCAGCCACCGCACCAGCCGCATGGTGGCGCCGTCGTCCCCGGCCGCGTCGTACATGGCGTGCCGCAGCCAGTGCACGGCCAGGGCCTCCCCCGGCCTCCTGCTGggcacggccgccaccgcgtcgACGTCCCCGGGCCGCTTCGCGACGGCGTAGAACTCGAACGGGATGCTCAGCTTGCTCGCCAGGCCGGCGAGCTGGTTGCCGGTGTCGTGGAGCGCCGACGCCGACATGCCGAACCCGGTCACGCGGAGCAAAGGCGGGCCGCCGGGCCGCGCCGCCAGGGCCGGGAGGAGCGAGAGCCACTGGAGCGCGCCGCCGGGCACGACGTCGAGGTCCACAATGTGGACGAGGCGCTTGCTGTGGAACGCCTCCAGGATGGCCTGGTTGCACGCCAGGTAGGCGAACCTCGCCAGCGGCGACACGTTGTAGAAGGCCCTGAACgcggcgtggacggcggcgcACGGTGGCGCCAGCGGCGCGCAGATGCCGACCCACGAGCTCATcagccgcgccgccatggccttgGTGAAGTAGGCCACGAGCCGCTCCCCGCACGACGACGCGTACGGGGACGCCATCTGCGCAAGCTCCAGGAGCATCCCGTTGGCGTCGGCGAGGTTGCCCACGGACACGGCCACCGCGCACTCCATGAGCAGCGCGATCATCCGCACGCCGtgggcctcctcctcgcccctgGCCGTCGCCGCCCCGTCCTGCTCCTCCACCGCGGCATCACCTCCTCCCTCGTGAACCTCCTTGCTTACTGCCAACTCCTGCTCGCCGCTTACCTCGGCCGCGGCCTGGTCGACGAACTCCGGCACGTCCTTGCCAGAGCAGCGGTCACCGGTATGAACAAAATCTTGGCGATGAGGCAAGAAAGAGTGCGACGACGACAG
The nucleotide sequence above comes from Panicum virgatum strain AP13 chromosome 3K, P.virgatum_v5, whole genome shotgun sequence. Encoded proteins:
- the LOC120701317 gene encoding protein SCARECROW-like; the protein is MSTGRGGSSDMQDSLSLMQFHDPYLYSGSAVSANLPLSSSHSFLPHRQDFVHTGDRCSGKDVPEFVDQAAAEVSGEQELAVSKEVHEGGGDAAVEEQDGAATARGEEEAHGVRMIALLMECAVAVSVGNLADANGMLLELAQMASPYASSCGERLVAYFTKAMAARLMSSWVGICAPLAPPCAAVHAAFRAFYNVSPLARFAYLACNQAILEAFHSKRLVHIVDLDVVPGGALQWLSLLPALAARPGGPPLLRVTGFGMSASALHDTGNQLAGLASKLSIPFEFYAVAKRPGDVDAVAAVPSRRPGEALAVHWLRHAMYDAAGDDGATMRLVRWLEPKMLTLVEQERGGAPGDGGGGGAGHEHGHFLGRFVSALHHYSALFDSLGASRPADEDASRHLVEHGVLGREIGNVLAVGGPSRSGRDKLGCWQAELARHGFLRAGGAGRAQLVAGACPAGLGSTVADDHDGTVRLGWKGTPLYAVSTWTWCPSPHAQR